From a single Brassica oleracea var. oleracea cultivar TO1000 chromosome C5, BOL, whole genome shotgun sequence genomic region:
- the LOC106343194 gene encoding uracil-DNA glycosylase, mitochondrial-like: MASPTSKTKTLMDYFQPPKRHKSSSSFPAVSAAGGSHGLDSAAKSPPPVTVTDDSSSLTPDQISRSELNKSVARSKRNLALCSEKVAKAKGEGSCYVPLTELVVEESWLKALPGELDKPYAKTLSCFLEREIIIDGKAPPIYPPQHLVFNALNTTPFDRVKAVIIGQDPYHGPGQAMGLSFSVPEGEKLPSSLLNIFKELQKDVGCSIPRHGNLQKWAVQGVLLLNAVLTVRSKQPNSHAKKGWEQFTDAVIRSISQQKEGVVFLLWGKYAQEKSKLIDGSKHHILTAAHPSGLSAHRGFFNCRHFSRANQLLEQMGTPPIDWQL, from the exons ATGGCTTCGCCGACATCTAAAACTAAAACCCTAATGGATTATTTCCAACCTCCCAAACGCCACAAATCTTCTTCTTCCTTTCCCGCCGTTTCCGCCGCCGGTGGGTCCCACGGGTTGGACTCTGCAGCAAAATCGCCGCCTCCCGTAACCGTCACCGACGACTCGTCAAGCCTCACACCAGACCAAATCTCTCGCTCAGAGCTCAACAAATCCGTAGCCAGATCCAAGCGCAACCTCGCCCTCTGCTCCGAGAAGGTCGCAAAAGCTAAAG GTGAAGGAAGCTGCTACGTGCCATTGACCGAGCTCGTAGTTGAAGAATCATGGCTCAAAGCTCTCCCTGGAGAATTGGATAAGCCTTACGCCAAGACCCTTTCTTGTTTCCTTGAACGTGAGATCATCATTGACGGTAAAGCCCCTCCTATTTACCCGCCGCAGCATTTGGTTTTCAATGCCCTAAATACAACTCCTTTTGATCGTGTCAAGGCTGTTATTATCGGACAG GATCCTTACCATGGACCTGGTCAAGCTATGGGTTTGTCTTTCTCTGTCCCTGAAGGAGAGAAGCTTCCTTCTAGTCTTTTGAATATATTTAAGGAGCTTCAGAAAGATGTTGGCTGTTCTATCCCTCGTCATGGCAATCTACAGAAATGGGCTGTCCAG GGTGTTTTGCTGTTGAATGCTGTTCTCACAG TAAGGAGTAAGCAGCCTAATTCACATGCGAAGAAAGGATGGGAACAATTCACTGATGCTGTTATTCGCAGTATCTCACAGCAGAAGGAAGGTGTTGTCTTTCTCCTCTGGGGAAAATACGCTCAAGAGAAGTCCAA GTTGATAGATGGGAGTAAACATCACATTCTCACAGCAGCTCATCCGTCTGGTTTGTCAGCGCATAGAGGCTTCTTCAATTGCAG GCATTTCTCTCGAGCGAACCAGCTACTTGAGCAAATGGGCACTCCCCCTATAGACTGGCAACTCTGA
- the LOC106343193 gene encoding protein S-acyltransferase 11-like: protein MEDSSQGSFVTTINEDYESICWGCGLNLVLPSYAPVFKCGWCGAITNQNPVRPETRSLGLRRIRDQCFVVILAVFMLFVICGGIWAAYPVVFSISLACGIFHSVIAVSLAISTLSTFMVVAFKCAGKPIDIVYGTHPGVGNGTLNNYTFCHTCSKPKSPRTHHCRTCGMCVLDMDHHCPFIGNCVGAGNHKNFVAFLISAIISTSYSSVMCVYSLIHILPSLENGAAYASSHANNSGSILRGVKSIVLAYISNAIFISVRGLVLLYLFVASVSVAIGLSVLLWQQLSYIYEGKTYLSHLSSQGSEEDGEKSCGNLLTFFGCPLLIERHLPTIRNLRKRHKT, encoded by the exons ATGGAAGACTCTTCCCAG GGGAGTTTTGTTACAACCATAAACGAAGATTATGAATCAATCTGCTGGGGCTGTGGACTGAACCTAGTTCTTCCATCATACGCACCTGTTTTCAAGTGTGGCTGGTGTGGCGCAATCACGAATCAGAATCCAGTCAGACCTGAAACCAGAAGCCTTGGGCTAAGACGTATACGTGACCAGTGTTTTGTCGTTATTCTTGCTGTTTTCATGCTCTTTGTCATAT GTGGTGGGATTTGGGCAGCTTATCCGGTCGTGTTTTCCATCAGCTTGGCTTGCGGGATTTTCCATTCTGTTATAGCAGTGTCTCTGGCGATCTCAACGTTATCTACATTCATGGTTGTTGCTTTTAAATGCGCGGGGAAACCGATTGATATTGTTTATGGAACCCACCCTGGAGTAGGGAACGGCACACTCAACAACTATACCTTTTGTCACACCTGCTCCAAACCAAAGTCACCTAGAACCCATCACTGTCGCACGTGTGGCATGTGCGTCCTCGACATGGATCATCATTGCCCCTTT ATTGGTAACTGTGTTGGTGCGGGCAATCACAAAAACTTCGTCGCCTTTCTTATCTCGGCCATTATAAGCACAAGCTACTCTTCTGTTATGTGTGTGTACTCCCTGATTCATATCTTGCCATCCCTAGAAAATGGAGCAGCGTATGCATCATCACATGCTAATAATAGTGGATCGATTCTGAGAGGGGTGAAGAGTATCGTGCTTGCTTACATATCCAACGCTATCTTCATCTCTGTACGAGGCCTTGTTCTATTATACCTCTTTGTGGCGAGTGTTTCCGTGGCCATTGGGTTGAGTGTTTTGCTATGGCAGCAGCTTAGCTATATCTATGAAGGGAAGACTTACTTGAGCCATTTGAGTTCTCAAGGAAGCGAGGAAGATGGTGAAAAGAGCTGTGGGAATCTTTTGACGTTTTTTGGATGTCCACTTTTGATTGAGAGGCACTTGCCAACTATAAGGAACTTGAGGAAGAGACATAAGACATGA
- the LOC106292170 gene encoding nucleolin 2-like yields the protein MVKYKKESVTKVEAAPASTKKPSKKSKRDAEVDLDIQNNPKKQKKELIQAEKKAPPPKKVETSNSSDSKKELKKDTDVEMAEAKQKSNAKQTQTNETPSTQARGGSNQLFAGNLSSKTKKSDLEKFFKGVGGEIKVVRLARGYAHVEFASVEAVQKALKLNGKPLLGRKIKLDDFNKNPAPRSRCFFLPALIQNINML from the exons ATGGTCAAGTACAAGAAAGAATCGGTCACCAAA GTAGAAGCAGCACCTGCCTCAACGAAGAAGCCATCCAAGAAAA GTAAGAGAGATGCGGAAGTTGATCTGGACATCCAAAATAATCCCAAGAAGCAGAAAAAAGAGTTGATTCAAGCTGAGAAAAAGGCACCACCACCAAAGAAGGTAGAGACCAGCAATAGTTCTGATTCTAAGAAAGAACTCAAGAAG GATACTGATGTTGAAATGGCAGAGGCAAAGCAGAAATCAAATGCAAAACAA ACGCAAACCAATGAGACACCAAGCACTCAGGCTCGAGGAGGATCAAATCAACTATTTGCTGGAAATCTTTCATCTAAAACTAAGAAATCTGACTT AGAGAAATTCTTCAAAGGAGTTGGTGGTGAAATCAAAGTTGTTAGACTTGCTAGGGGATACGCGCATGTTGAGTTTGCTTCCGTAGAAGCAGTTCAGAAG GCACTGAAACTGAATGGTAAACCATTACTAGGCCGCAAGATTAAGCTTGATGATTTTAACAAGAATCCTGCTCCACGAAGCAGGTGCTTTTTCTTACCTGCCTTAATACAAAACATTAACATGTTGTGA
- the LOC106293905 gene encoding nucleolin 2-like — MVKSKKESITKVEAALDSKTKPSKKSKRDVEVDLDIPKDAKKQKKELIQAVEKAPPKKNKKKKKKKKKNANVEMAEAEQKPIAKQPKTLFAGRLPFHIEKSDLESFFKEVGEIKDVRLAKGIAHVEFASEEAAQKAMKLNGKPLLGRNILLDFANAKPAPRPRNLVKTIFVTGFNKSLSEDEMKTSLRAHFSDCGEIKRISLPYYQETGDSKGVAYLDFSEDGFNKAMELNESELGGRNIVVIEARPKEKNADGNSGRGNDDSSKRGPGRGNGEMRP, encoded by the exons ATGGTCAAGTCTAAGAAAGAATCCATTACCAAA GTTGAAGCAGCACTTGACTCAAAGACGAAGCCGTCGAAGAAAA GTAAGAGAGATGTTGAAGTTGATTTGGACATCCCAAAGGATGCCAAGAAGCAGAAGAAAGAGTTGATTCAAGCTGTGGAAAAGGCACCACCAAAGAAGAACAAGAAGAAGAAGAAAAAGAAGAAGAAG AATGCTAATGTTGAAATGGCGGAGGCAGAGCAGAAACCAATTGCAAAACAA CCCAAGACGTTATTTGCTGGACGCCTTCCCTTTCACATTGAAAAATCTGACTT AGAGAGTTTCTTCAAAGAAGTTGGTGAAATCAAAGATGTTAGACTTGCTAAGGGAATCGCACATGTAGAGTTTGCTTCTGAAGAAGCAGCTCAGAAG GCAATGAAACTGAATGGTAAACCATTACTAGGCCGCAATATTCTGCTTGATTTTGCTAACGCGAAGCCTGCTCCACGTCCACGAAACCTAGTCAAAACGATTTTTGTTACAGGATTCAATAAGTCTCTGAGTGAAGATGAA ATGAAAACTTCCTTGAGAGCTCATTTTAGTGATTGTGGAGAGATCAAAAGGATTTCTCTTCCTTATTACCAAGAGACTGGTGATAGCAAGGG GGTGGCTTACCTAGATTTTAGTGAGGATGGATTCAACAAGGCAATGGAACTAAACGAAAGTGAACTAGGAGGACGGAACATAGTGGTGATTGAAGCTAGACCAAAAGAAAAGAATGCTGATGGAAATAGTGGACGTGGCAATGATGACTCCTCCAAGAGAGGACCTGGAAGAGGCAATGGTGAGATGAGACCGTAG